Proteins from one Ipomoea triloba cultivar NCNSP0323 chromosome 1, ASM357664v1 genomic window:
- the LOC116012579 gene encoding ATP-dependent Clp protease proteolytic subunit 6, chloroplastic, protein MAASTITTPSKASIALLHRPTPLRTWPPRRSLGKQIASALPSPSFDSSKIGLSSKVQGLRLKHDQNNPKADNNRRYPTIEARRGNPPVMPAVLTPAGPLDLSMVLFRNRIVFVGQPVNGQVAQRVISQLVTLATIDENADILMYINCPGGSTYSVMAIYDCMSWIKPKVGTVCLGVAASQGTLLLAGGEKGMRYAMPNARIMVHQPQSGCGGHVEDVRRQVNEAVQSRHKIDKMFAAFTGQPLEKVQDFTERDYFMSAAEAMDFGLIDGILETEY, encoded by the exons ATGGCAGCATCAACCATTACAACGCCTTCTAAAGCTTCAATCGCCTTACTTCACCGACCAACGCCGCTTCGCACTTGGCCGCCCCGCag AAGCTTAGGGAAACAAATAGCGTCTGCGCTTCCTAGCCCCAGTTTTGATTCCTCAAAAATCG GACTATCCAGTAAGGTGCAGGGGTTGCGCTTAAAACATGACCAGAACAACCCTAAAGCTGATAATAATCGACG TTATCCCACTATTGAAGCTAGAAGGGGAAATCCGCCTGTAATGCCTGCTGTGCTGACACCAGCTGGCCCATTGGATCTATCAATGGTATTGTTTAGAAATCGCATTGTCTTCGTTGGACAACCAGTCAACGGACAAGTTGCTCAAAGAGTCATATCACAACTCGTAACACTAGCAACAATTGATGAAAATGCTGATATTTTG ATGTATATTAACTGCCCAGGCGGAAGCACGTATTCTGTGATGGCAATATATGACTGCATGTCCTGG ATAAAGCCTAAGGTTGGTACAGTATGTCTTGGAGTTGCTGCAAGTCAAGGGACACTTCTTCTTGCAGGTGGGGAAAAGGGTATGCGGTATGCAATGCCAAATGCACGTATTATGGTTCATCAACCACAAAGTGGATGCGGG GGTCATGTGGAGGATGTGAGGCGCCAAGTGAATGAAGCAGTTCAATCTCGCCAT AAAATTGACAAAATGTTTGCTGCCTTTACCGGCCAACCCCTTGAGAAAGTTCAAGACTTCACCGAACGGGATTATTTTATGTCTGCTGCTGAG GCTATGGACTTTGGGCTTATTGATGGGATACTGGAAACTGAATATTAG
- the LOC116017577 gene encoding BURP domain protein USPL1-like encodes MDWGFRYSIFVYAILFFQLVSQGSGSRKILEMNTHNKHSDSVSHMDPEVNIFFTPDDLKMGKTLQIFFASTSSSPRLLSRADADSIPFSSAELPHLLDLFSFSPASPQARAMEQTLGHCEFPAMKGETKFCAASLESMLDSVRGILGSDSQIRVVTTEFAANHSAALRNYTIVGAPREIAGRKMVGCHSLPYPYAVFYCHSQEGDTRVFEASLVSEDGEERAEAVAICHMDTSRWNRDHVSFRVLGIQPGSSPVCHFFPPDNLVWVSSDSQHGS; translated from the coding sequence ATGGATTGGGGATTCAGATATTCCATTTTCGTCTATGCAATACTTTTCTTCCAGCTTGTAAGCCAAGGCAGTGGGAGTAGAAAGATCCTGGAAATGAATACACACAATAAACATTCAGATTCAGTATCGCACATGGATCCCGAAGTCAATATCTTCTTCACTCCCGACGATCTGAAGATGGGCAAAACACTGCAGATCTTCTTCGCCTCGACGTCGTCGTCTCCTCGTCTCCTCTCCAGGGCGGACGCCGATTCCATTCCATTCTCATCAGCCGAGCTCCCGCATCTCCTGGACCTCTTCTCCTTCTCCCCTGCCTCTCCGCAGGCGAGAGCCATGGAACAGACGCTCGGCCACTGCGAGTTCCCGGCCATGAAGGGCGAAACGAAATTCTGCGCCGCGTCTCTGGAATCGATGCTGGATTCGGTTCGCGGAATCCTGGGATCGGATTCTCAGATCAGAGTCGTGACCACGGAATTCGCCGCCAACCACTCCGCGGCGTTGCGGAATTACACGATTGTGGGAGCTCCGAGGGAGATTGCGGGGCGGAAGATGGTGGGATGTCACAGCTTGCCCTACCCTTACGCGGTGTTCTACTGCCACAGCCAAGAGGGCGACACCAGAGTTTTCGAGGCTTCGCTGGTGAGCGAGGATGGGGAGGAAAGAGCGGAGGCCGTGGCCATCTGCCATATGGATACGTCGCGGTGGAACCGCGATCACGTCTCGTTTCGGGTGCTGGGAATCCAGCCGGGAAGCTCACCGGTTTGCCATTTCTTCCCACCTGACAATCTAGTTTGGGTTTCCTCGGATTCTCAACACGGTAGCTAG